Proteins encoded within one genomic window of Bdellovibrio bacteriovorus:
- a CDS encoding co-chaperone GroES: MAKKKASAKKANVKKVVKKTASKKTPKKVTKKSAPAKKSPAKKTAAKKAPAKKAVVKKAAPKKVAPKKAAKPAAVKKTAKAPAKVASAPKASHLVKEKASAKNLDLSNFVTPLDDRLIVQLSGAEKMTPGGLYIPDTVADTSGNLQGQVVAVGRGHMSKKGHLKPMDVVVGDKVIFSEYAGNKIKIQNEDLIILREGDVLGVVAK, encoded by the coding sequence GTGGCTAAGAAGAAAGCTTCTGCTAAAAAAGCCAATGTTAAAAAGGTCGTCAAAAAGACCGCTTCTAAAAAAACTCCTAAAAAAGTAACTAAAAAATCTGCTCCGGCTAAGAAAAGTCCCGCTAAAAAAACGGCGGCGAAAAAAGCTCCGGCAAAAAAGGCCGTAGTGAAGAAAGCAGCTCCTAAGAAGGTCGCTCCCAAAAAAGCAGCGAAACCTGCTGCTGTTAAGAAAACGGCTAAAGCTCCTGCGAAAGTCGCTTCTGCGCCGAAAGCTTCTCACTTGGTGAAAGAAAAAGCGTCAGCGAAAAACTTGGATCTTAGCAATTTCGTGACTCCGTTGGATGATCGTTTGATCGTGCAACTTTCTGGAGCCGAGAAAATGACTCCAGGTGGATTGTATATCCCGGATACGGTGGCAGACACTTCTGGCAATCTACAAGGTCAGGTCGTTGCTGTCGGTCGCGGTCACATGAGCAAAAAAGGTCATTTGAAGCCGATGGACGTTGTTGTCGGCGATAAAGTGATCTTCTCGGAATACGCGGGCAATAAAATCAAAATTCAAAACGAAGACCTCATCATCCTTCGCGAGGGGGATGTCCTTGGCGTGGTCGCAAAATAA
- a CDS encoding transglycosylase domain-containing protein, with protein sequence MTLVIISGLGVGVYAYITLEKELTEKLESKKFIVPTEFYAAPPTFYAHSLIQISEVEKQLLRQNYRRRDYDQRILPGDYFIANREQCAARLQVGLNENQEACIGWVTLDTPTADVDSSLQILVVQKDRLISQIFKGAPFVEMTEAHAEAPLLAQYIGNEPLMQKTVTLGEVPPMCLNAIMAIEDAQFLEHGGVSIKGIFRALVKNIAAGRRAQGGSTITQQLVKNYFLTSERTLKRKFQEFVMSILLESRFSKDQILETYLNVIYMGQNGAFQVRGYGSAARYYFGKEIADLNLSECSLMAAIVNSPGLYNPFRKPENAERRRHLVLEKMQGLQFISKDEADAADRLPLPGEPRTQASETAPYYLDAVRKQLLSQNINPEGLKIYTALDLEAQDVAQISLRGHLDNLEKNNKYIKGLREKGNSLEGSVLVANNVTGLVSVVVGGRNYRMTQFNRAIDGHRQIGSIMKPFVYLTALLNQTPEGQPYTPITLLNDEKFNYKYEGQAWSPVNYGKQYFGQVPMFYALKNSLNAATAALGIAVGLGNVIDVTHTMGVTSELKSFPAMTLGAFEMYPKEVLQSYMTFANMGQKQKISFVRRALNSDGVEVFAHQINPEPTVDPAAVASLVGMMKQTVLSGTARSITLSGFQNPAAGKTGTTSDNKDAWFAGFTPYLTTVVWVGYDNNLPHRLTGSSGAVPVWTQFMKKIGTRFPADDFPWPENTKKVLLDQSTLESLNAFKENDPTEVELIFDAEKAPN encoded by the coding sequence GTGACGCTTGTAATCATCTCTGGCCTTGGTGTTGGCGTCTATGCCTACATCACGCTGGAAAAAGAACTGACGGAAAAGTTGGAATCTAAAAAGTTCATCGTTCCGACAGAATTCTATGCGGCCCCACCCACATTTTACGCTCACAGTTTGATACAGATTTCTGAAGTAGAAAAACAGCTTCTGCGCCAAAATTATCGTCGCCGCGACTATGATCAACGCATTCTTCCCGGAGATTACTTCATCGCCAATCGAGAGCAGTGTGCGGCCCGCTTGCAAGTGGGTTTGAATGAAAATCAAGAGGCCTGCATCGGTTGGGTGACATTAGATACGCCTACCGCCGACGTGGACAGCTCTTTGCAGATTCTTGTCGTACAAAAAGATCGTTTGATCTCGCAAATTTTTAAAGGGGCCCCGTTTGTCGAGATGACAGAAGCTCATGCCGAAGCTCCCCTGCTTGCCCAATACATTGGCAACGAACCTTTGATGCAGAAGACGGTGACATTGGGTGAAGTTCCCCCGATGTGCCTGAATGCGATCATGGCAATTGAAGACGCTCAATTTTTGGAGCATGGCGGAGTCAGCATTAAAGGCATCTTCCGTGCGCTGGTAAAAAATATTGCGGCGGGACGAAGAGCTCAAGGTGGTAGCACCATCACTCAACAGCTCGTAAAAAACTACTTCTTAACAAGTGAAAGAACTCTGAAAAGAAAATTTCAAGAGTTCGTGATGTCCATCCTGTTGGAATCGCGCTTTTCAAAAGATCAGATTCTTGAAACCTATCTGAATGTCATTTACATGGGACAAAACGGAGCGTTTCAAGTTCGCGGGTACGGTTCAGCAGCTCGTTACTATTTCGGAAAAGAGATCGCCGATCTAAACCTCAGCGAATGCTCTTTGATGGCCGCGATCGTGAATAGCCCGGGCTTATACAATCCCTTCCGAAAACCTGAAAACGCAGAACGCCGTCGCCATTTGGTTCTGGAAAAAATGCAAGGTCTTCAGTTCATCTCTAAAGACGAAGCCGATGCCGCAGATCGTTTACCACTCCCAGGAGAACCAAGAACGCAAGCCTCTGAAACTGCACCTTACTATCTAGATGCAGTTCGCAAACAACTGCTTTCGCAAAACATCAATCCAGAAGGGCTAAAGATTTACACCGCCCTAGATTTAGAAGCGCAAGACGTGGCCCAAATTTCCTTGCGCGGCCACTTAGACAATCTCGAAAAGAATAACAAATACATCAAAGGTCTTCGCGAAAAAGGCAACAGCCTTGAAGGGAGTGTGCTAGTTGCAAACAACGTCACCGGCCTTGTAAGTGTCGTCGTCGGCGGCCGTAACTATCGCATGACTCAATTCAATCGCGCTATCGACGGACACCGCCAAATCGGTTCGATCATGAAGCCCTTCGTGTATTTGACAGCTCTTTTGAATCAAACCCCTGAGGGCCAACCTTATACACCGATCACCTTGTTGAACGATGAAAAATTCAACTATAAATATGAAGGCCAAGCTTGGTCGCCGGTCAATTACGGGAAGCAGTATTTCGGCCAAGTTCCGATGTTTTATGCATTGAAGAACTCTTTAAATGCGGCGACAGCGGCCTTAGGTATCGCCGTCGGATTAGGAAATGTGATTGATGTCACTCACACCATGGGCGTGACGTCAGAACTGAAATCCTTCCCCGCGATGACTTTGGGAGCCTTCGAGATGTATCCGAAGGAAGTTCTGCAAAGTTACATGACGTTTGCAAACATGGGACAAAAACAAAAAATCTCTTTTGTTCGTCGTGCTCTGAATTCTGATGGCGTAGAAGTCTTCGCTCATCAAATAAATCCAGAGCCCACAGTAGATCCCGCGGCCGTCGCAAGTCTTGTCGGAATGATGAAGCAAACTGTCCTGTCAGGAACGGCTCGCTCGATTACTCTCAGTGGATTCCAAAACCCCGCTGCCGGAAAAACAGGAACAACAAGCGATAACAAAGATGCTTGGTTTGCTGGGTTTACTCCCTATCTGACAACGGTGGTTTGGGTTGGCTATGACAACAACCTTCCGCACCGATTAACGGGTTCGAGTGGAGCTGTGCCTGTATGGACGCAATTCATGAAAAAAATCGGGACGCGCTTCCCGGCCGATGATTTCCCTTGGCCCGAAAACACGAAGAAAGTGCTTTTGGATCAAAGCACTTTGGAATCTTTAAATGCATTTAAAGAAAATGATCCGACCGAAGTTGAACTGATTTTTGACGCCGAAAAAGCGCCGAACTGA
- a CDS encoding MBL fold metallo-hydrolase, protein MSLTIKFWGVRGSIPSAPPPTDWTYHIEGVLRNFFSMGYRDPSQISKYIQTAEVPSIGGYGAATTCVEVQSNKAQLIIDGGSGIRNLSERIMSGTTGRSKGAFHIFMTHFHWDHVIGLPFFTPHFIPGCEVHYYAVQPELESLIRGIFSRPYFPVPFEALKAKVVFHTLEPRKPFQLEDMTITPYQLDHPDPCWGLKVESEGKAYAHCVDTEGTRVTREELAEDLPLYQNVDLMYFDAQYTLPELAEKANWGHSAAQVGLDIALREGIKRILFAHHDPGARIEHVLELKRQTREYYESRERFATRNGEKLPPIPWDFAYEGLEIKL, encoded by the coding sequence ATGTCGCTCACGATAAAATTTTGGGGAGTTCGGGGCTCAATTCCATCGGCACCTCCTCCAACGGACTGGACTTATCATATTGAAGGAGTACTTCGTAACTTCTTCTCTATGGGCTATCGTGATCCTTCACAAATTTCTAAATACATTCAGACGGCCGAAGTTCCTAGCATCGGCGGTTATGGAGCAGCGACAACTTGTGTTGAGGTTCAAAGTAATAAAGCTCAATTGATCATTGATGGTGGCAGTGGGATTCGCAACCTCAGTGAGCGAATCATGAGTGGCACCACGGGTCGGTCTAAGGGCGCTTTTCACATCTTCATGACTCACTTTCACTGGGATCATGTGATTGGATTGCCGTTTTTTACCCCTCACTTTATTCCTGGCTGTGAAGTTCACTACTATGCGGTTCAGCCCGAGCTTGAATCTTTGATTCGTGGAATTTTCAGTCGTCCTTATTTCCCGGTTCCGTTTGAAGCATTGAAGGCGAAAGTGGTTTTCCATACTTTAGAGCCTCGCAAGCCTTTTCAGCTAGAGGACATGACAATCACGCCTTACCAGTTGGATCATCCAGATCCATGTTGGGGTTTGAAAGTGGAAAGTGAAGGTAAGGCCTACGCTCATTGCGTGGATACCGAAGGCACTCGTGTGACTCGTGAAGAGCTTGCGGAGGATTTGCCTTTGTATCAAAACGTTGACCTTATGTATTTCGATGCACAGTACACTCTTCCGGAGTTGGCAGAAAAAGCGAATTGGGGACATAGCGCGGCTCAAGTCGGTTTGGATATCGCACTTCGCGAGGGAATCAAGCGCATTCTATTTGCGCATCATGATCCCGGCGCGCGCATCGAACATGTTTTAGAGCTTAAAAGACAAACGCGTGAGTACTATGAATCACGCGAAAGATTCGCGACTAGAAACGGCGAAAAACTTCCGCCGATCCCATGGGACTTTGCCTACGAAGGCTTAGAGATTAAACTTTAA
- a CDS encoding 2Fe-2S iron-sulfur cluster-binding protein, with amino-acid sequence MKVKFIIEGKGTEVIAEEGRTLLDLALIAQINPPYSCMEGTCGTCEALVEEGKTSADAEGTQIIRTCQAVPWSEYVVVNYDKKSSP; translated from the coding sequence ATGAAGGTAAAATTTATCATCGAAGGCAAGGGCACCGAGGTCATTGCCGAAGAGGGACGAACACTTTTAGACCTGGCACTTATCGCTCAAATCAATCCGCCATACTCTTGTATGGAGGGGACTTGTGGTACTTGTGAAGCCCTCGTCGAAGAGGGGAAAACCAGTGCGGATGCGGAGGGAACTCAAATTATCCGTACTTGCCAGGCAGTACCATGGTCCGAGTACGTGGTTGTGAACTACGATAAGAAGTCCAGCCCCTAA
- a CDS encoding sensor histidine kinase — protein MLHRVLATVFLGVFLSFFLSQLETRSLDMFFLDWKQILSFSNPPEVPLKLFDISDFKPNKGQKGEKFSAQELVILIKNFLKHNPKALVLTVAKSEVEFDLSEEEFAKQLSGLTNLYLFSNISIFEGATFDFHKKYKLHPRPLFLIPTYDSQLDDVSRRILIYFDLDKDIYNQDFDVVKNLFSEVMPPEYFRHTFEYLNTLQVYMRIWPWSDFGEKRIGKGDERLFLNESIKDKVVLLGASGIYSFTSSPSIMRRTNLGASKMGESYWPANRLIATYLTNFYSGEYVKTPSMPVAWLWLSLLIVSVSLLLLFSPVKQAFWYSSCAIISYVVLSYLAFEFLSLNLDVAKGLLVGLGSQYIVIPLRFMRYIRREEQEKYRSRILVKAATTEATLRMVGQVSHDIRSPLMALQVASSLLKGQVSGDLRDLIENATQRIRNISEDLFQRYKTKGSDLVQGDTSLKAALSELISSYEKVHEKARFVNQVPSDVIVYWPLYAIQRSFSNLLNNSLEACYAKGIDPVIEISAEKQAGIIVIYLKDNGPGIPAEHVKSLFKEGSTFNKKGGTGLGLYQVKKDLELTGGVVSYVPSTQGACFKIVVPMALEAVRFGVSENAVIVTAEDSASLQKRFENAGIKVSSFSTLSKAKEFLSVNPEKNLTLIADLLFPGEEETGFDLLDSLPQKHLYKAVLCTSLVESADIQELANKKGALLVRRSFFDSIQIAKAKA, from the coding sequence ATGCTTCATAGAGTTCTTGCAACAGTGTTTTTAGGTGTTTTTCTTTCCTTCTTTTTAAGCCAGTTGGAAACTCGAAGCTTGGACATGTTCTTTCTAGATTGGAAACAGATTCTCTCTTTTTCCAACCCTCCGGAAGTTCCTTTGAAGCTTTTTGATATTTCAGATTTTAAGCCTAATAAAGGTCAAAAGGGCGAAAAGTTTTCTGCGCAAGAGCTCGTAATATTAATCAAAAATTTTTTAAAACATAATCCGAAGGCGCTGGTTTTGACGGTCGCAAAGAGCGAAGTTGAATTCGACCTTTCAGAAGAAGAATTTGCAAAACAATTATCAGGTTTGACCAACCTCTATTTATTTTCAAATATCTCTATATTCGAAGGTGCTACCTTTGATTTTCACAAGAAATACAAATTACATCCACGGCCATTATTTCTTATTCCCACGTATGATAGTCAGCTTGATGATGTTTCCCGAAGAATATTAATTTACTTCGATCTGGATAAAGACATTTATAACCAAGACTTCGATGTTGTGAAGAATCTTTTTTCTGAGGTAATGCCTCCTGAATACTTTAGGCACACCTTCGAATACCTCAATACCTTGCAAGTTTATATGAGGATCTGGCCGTGGTCCGATTTTGGTGAAAAGAGAATTGGAAAAGGCGATGAAAGACTTTTTCTGAACGAAAGTATCAAAGATAAAGTAGTGCTTTTGGGTGCTTCAGGTATCTATTCTTTTACAAGCTCACCTAGTATTATGAGAAGAACGAATCTTGGCGCATCCAAAATGGGTGAAAGCTATTGGCCTGCGAACCGACTTATTGCCACCTATTTGACTAATTTTTACTCTGGAGAATACGTCAAAACTCCATCAATGCCCGTCGCTTGGTTGTGGTTGAGTTTGCTCATCGTCTCCGTAAGCTTATTGTTGCTGTTTTCCCCTGTTAAACAAGCTTTCTGGTATAGTAGTTGCGCAATCATCAGTTACGTAGTGCTGAGCTACCTAGCTTTCGAGTTTTTAAGCTTGAACTTGGACGTTGCAAAGGGATTGCTGGTTGGACTGGGATCTCAGTATATCGTCATACCTCTTCGCTTTATGCGATATATCCGTCGTGAGGAACAAGAAAAATATCGCTCGCGTATATTGGTCAAAGCCGCGACCACGGAGGCGACGTTGCGCATGGTGGGGCAGGTTTCGCACGATATTCGCAGTCCGTTGATGGCGTTGCAGGTGGCGAGTTCGCTTCTGAAAGGCCAAGTGTCGGGGGACCTGCGGGATCTTATCGAAAATGCCACCCAAAGAATTCGAAATATTTCTGAAGATCTTTTTCAAAGATATAAAACGAAGGGTTCCGATTTGGTGCAAGGGGATACTTCGTTAAAGGCGGCACTTTCGGAATTGATTTCTTCCTATGAAAAAGTGCATGAAAAGGCGAGATTCGTGAACCAAGTTCCCAGTGATGTGATTGTGTATTGGCCGCTTTATGCTATTCAGCGATCTTTTTCAAATCTATTGAATAACTCGTTGGAAGCTTGTTACGCCAAAGGCATCGATCCTGTGATTGAAATCAGTGCAGAAAAGCAGGCGGGAATTATCGTGATTTACCTCAAAGACAACGGCCCAGGCATCCCTGCGGAGCACGTCAAATCGCTTTTCAAAGAAGGATCGACCTTTAATAAAAAAGGCGGAACAGGGTTGGGACTTTATCAGGTCAAAAAAGATCTAGAACTAACTGGAGGAGTGGTGTCTTACGTTCCTTCGACTCAAGGGGCCTGTTTTAAAATCGTCGTGCCGATGGCTCTTGAGGCGGTTCGTTTTGGTGTTAGTGAAAACGCTGTCATAGTGACTGCAGAAGACTCTGCCAGTCTGCAGAAGCGTTTTGAAAACGCAGGCATCAAGGTTTCTTCTTTCTCAACCCTCTCTAAAGCAAAAGAATTTCTTTCTGTGAATCCAGAGAAAAACCTGACTCTGATCGCCGACTTACTATTTCCTGGTGAAGAAGAAACGGGCTTTGATCTTTTAGACTCACTTCCGCAGAAGCATTTGTACAAGGCCGTCTTGTGTACGTCGTTAGTAGAAAGTGCGGATATTCAGGAGCTTGCGAACAAAAAAGGTGCTTTGCTGGTAAGGCGCTCTTTCTTCGATTCGATTCAAATTGCTAAGGCGAAGGCATAA
- a CDS encoding radical SAM/SPASM domain-containing protein, giving the protein MQLRRHKDIIAVKNGNQAPVAFHARNLEVASVSEEIWSSMAPTTFDNGFLMSMLPEEKGVIADAFESLEDWQNEVSETATTVKVASKVTSLTLNVTQLCNLHCTYCAAGGDGTYGDPVAKISVEKTLPQIQYFLNKLSSGDQFQITFLGGEPLLYPEAIKHIAFHATELGTERGIRTRFNVITNATLITPKASDILTAIKANVTVSIDGPPETHDKARPQKNGEGSAAAAIRGLELLLTQKSNLGRIQLHAVFSKNNLEVEKAYRFFKNFEVDYYEFTFDITESEEQSNRIFMQEMAKVANLAYQSGGEIALRKIVLFDQYFQALDDQKRSENHCGSGKSLLSIDSKNKIYACPLDVGTKANQVGDMDNVEAARLEELQSPLIKKNNCDTCWARFLCGGGCLFAHKSMTGNKHRKHVSFCERTRYLISLTLLYYEQCRG; this is encoded by the coding sequence ATGCAGTTGCGTAGACACAAAGACATTATTGCGGTCAAAAACGGGAATCAAGCTCCCGTAGCTTTCCATGCGCGCAACTTGGAAGTAGCCTCCGTTTCGGAAGAAATTTGGAGTTCAATGGCTCCTACGACTTTCGATAATGGCTTCCTTATGAGCATGCTTCCCGAAGAAAAGGGCGTTATTGCCGATGCATTTGAATCTTTAGAAGATTGGCAAAATGAAGTCAGCGAAACTGCCACTACTGTGAAGGTGGCTTCCAAGGTCACAAGTCTTACTTTAAACGTCACTCAGCTTTGCAACCTGCATTGCACTTACTGTGCTGCTGGCGGTGATGGAACTTATGGCGATCCGGTTGCCAAAATCTCTGTTGAAAAGACTCTTCCTCAAATACAGTACTTCTTAAACAAACTTTCTTCTGGCGATCAGTTCCAAATTACTTTTTTGGGCGGCGAGCCTTTGCTTTATCCTGAGGCGATCAAACACATCGCTTTCCACGCGACTGAATTGGGAACTGAGCGCGGCATCCGCACTCGTTTCAATGTTATAACGAATGCCACTTTAATCACTCCGAAAGCTTCGGATATTCTTACTGCCATCAAAGCCAACGTCACAGTTAGCATTGATGGCCCGCCAGAGACACATGATAAAGCTCGTCCTCAGAAAAATGGGGAAGGATCCGCGGCAGCTGCGATAAGAGGTCTAGAGTTGCTTTTAACACAGAAAAGCAACTTGGGACGTATTCAGCTTCACGCCGTATTCAGCAAAAATAATTTGGAAGTGGAAAAGGCGTATCGCTTCTTTAAAAATTTTGAAGTGGATTATTACGAATTCACGTTTGATATCACTGAATCTGAAGAGCAGTCCAATCGCATCTTCATGCAGGAGATGGCTAAGGTTGCCAATCTTGCATACCAAAGCGGCGGCGAAATCGCTTTACGTAAAATCGTACTTTTCGATCAATACTTTCAAGCTTTGGACGACCAAAAGCGGTCCGAGAATCACTGCGGCTCAGGAAAATCACTTCTGAGCATTGATTCTAAGAATAAGATCTATGCTTGCCCCCTGGATGTTGGAACAAAGGCAAATCAAGTGGGCGATATGGACAACGTTGAAGCCGCTCGACTTGAAGAGCTCCAATCTCCACTCATTAAAAAGAATAACTGTGACACTTGCTGGGCACGTTTCTTATGCGGAGGCGGATGCCTGTTCGCGCATAAGTCTATGACCGGCAACAAGCACAGAAAACATGTTAGTTTTTGCGAAAGAACAAGATACTTGATTAGTCTAACATTGTTGTATTATGAACAATGTAGAGGCTAG
- a CDS encoding ATP-binding protein — protein MSLPPSLGENIQNSGNRRKAALFALRILFASVVAIFLSQINLDYLEAYLYDLRIRTTPTTATSGNVELVLFNQESAQKLKSDLSASVLSNIIKKVRAENPKHILVAVSLEDISGDTAAKHELAKTASETKNLVVITDELELRGEENGLSLPAPFQEVRVASGPRTADSKAFAKDGVTRRMLIAYQDKPLLHAQLAAEINRDVKDLSSIQGQFEYAGSIQTYIHFHPAKTYPSHSAIELLEKSSAGNAFENKIIIIGDDTALKNSDYILTPYSREPTAMPIAEMHANMLDTIVLNASPRVPPKWFNFVIIWLISVLTVHVVLTMSPAKGLIVLVGTVLGFSILSYAAFAIGNLWIGMAAPILSIFLCYYFFIPYRLIVENRRSWEYYQKNKLLSQVEELKTNFISMMSHDLKTPIARIQGMTDMILADPVTLSPQQREAVDTIRHSSDDLLKFINAILNYGKIESQGVQLNLQSKDINNLLQEVIRKHEFLAKVKRIQIVSELEPMFPVPVDADLMKQVFSNLVENAIKYSPEDTKIMISSEESSTKVVVQVADQGPGIPADELPNIFMKFFRSKNAKSSPIKGSGLGLYLAKYFTELHHGRLFVESSHGNGSTFTVELPIEQGGTHA, from the coding sequence ATGTCTCTTCCTCCCTCCCTCGGAGAGAACATACAGAACTCGGGGAATCGCCGTAAGGCGGCTCTCTTTGCATTGAGGATTTTATTTGCCTCAGTGGTCGCAATCTTTTTGTCTCAGATCAATTTGGACTATTTGGAAGCCTATTTATACGACTTACGTATCCGCACGACTCCAACGACTGCCACTTCGGGAAATGTAGAACTTGTTTTATTTAATCAAGAAAGCGCACAGAAACTTAAGTCTGATCTTTCAGCGTCTGTTCTAAGCAATATAATTAAAAAAGTTCGTGCCGAAAATCCAAAGCACATTCTTGTCGCTGTCTCTCTCGAAGATATTTCTGGCGATACAGCGGCTAAACACGAACTGGCAAAAACCGCGTCAGAAACAAAAAATTTGGTCGTAATTACGGACGAACTTGAGTTACGAGGCGAAGAAAACGGCCTTTCCCTTCCCGCACCGTTTCAAGAAGTGAGAGTTGCTTCCGGCCCGAGAACTGCCGACTCAAAAGCTTTTGCAAAAGACGGCGTGACGAGAAGAATGTTGATTGCCTATCAGGACAAGCCCTTACTTCATGCTCAGTTGGCGGCCGAAATCAATCGTGACGTAAAAGACCTCTCAAGCATCCAAGGTCAGTTTGAATATGCTGGATCTATACAAACCTATATTCATTTTCATCCAGCAAAAACATACCCGAGCCACTCCGCCATAGAACTATTGGAAAAGTCCTCTGCTGGAAATGCATTTGAAAACAAAATTATTATTATCGGTGATGATACCGCTCTTAAAAACAGTGATTATATTTTAACGCCTTATTCTCGCGAGCCGACTGCGATGCCGATTGCGGAGATGCACGCCAATATGCTGGACACGATCGTTCTCAATGCGTCACCTCGTGTACCGCCGAAATGGTTCAACTTTGTCATCATCTGGCTCATTTCTGTGCTGACCGTTCACGTAGTACTCACAATGAGTCCAGCCAAAGGACTGATCGTTCTTGTCGGAACTGTCCTCGGTTTCTCGATCCTCTCCTACGCCGCGTTTGCCATCGGCAATCTATGGATCGGCATGGCCGCGCCTATTCTATCTATCTTCCTCTGCTACTACTTCTTCATCCCCTACCGCTTGATCGTAGAGAATCGTCGCAGTTGGGAGTACTACCAGAAGAATAAACTTCTAAGCCAGGTTGAAGAGCTTAAGACGAATTTTATTTCGATGATGTCGCACGATTTGAAAACGCCGATTGCGCGTATTCAAGGGATGACGGATATGATTCTTGCGGATCCCGTCACATTGAGTCCGCAGCAGCGCGAGGCTGTGGATACGATTCGCCATTCTTCTGATGACCTTTTGAAATTCATCAATGCGATTTTGAATTACGGAAAGATTGAAAGCCAGGGCGTGCAGTTGAACCTGCAAAGCAAGGACATTAACAATCTTCTTCAAGAAGTCATCCGTAAGCACGAGTTCCTTGCAAAAGTGAAACGTATCCAGATCGTCTCGGAACTAGAGCCTATGTTCCCTGTTCCTGTCGACGCTGATTTAATGAAGCAGGTGTTCTCAAACCTTGTAGAAAACGCCATTAAATACAGCCCTGAAGACACGAAGATTATGATCTCTAGCGAAGAGTCCTCCACGAAGGTGGTGGTGCAAGTCGCCGATCAGGGGCCGGGTATTCCAGCTGACGAATTGCCTAATATTTTCATGAAGTTTTTCAGATCCAAGAACGCCAAAAGCTCGCCGATCAAGGGGTCAGGGTTGGGGCTTTATCTGGCTAAATACTTTACAGAACTTCACCATGGACGCCTTTTTGTAGAATCTTCCCATGGTAATGGCTCCACATTTACGGTAGAACTACCAATCGAGCAAGGGGGTACACATGCTTAA